The genomic window TCGCCATTGGTGAAGGTCGTGCTTTTGCTGACAGTGAATTTGGCAACAATCGCCGCGAATTTAGCCATGAAACCGTACCCACCGCCGTATTTTCCAACCCAGAAGCCGCTACAGTTGGTTGGTCAGAAACCCAAGCACGGGAAAAACTGGGTGAAGCAGTGACAATTTATCGCACTAGTTTTCGTCCCCTGTACCACAGTTTGACAGGTAAACAAGAACGCATAATGATGAAATTGGTGGTAGATACTAACACCAACAAAGTTCTAGGCGCGCACATGGTCGGTGAAAATGCTGCCGAAATTATCCAAGGTGTTGCGATCGCTGTCAAAATGGGTGCAACCAAACAAGACTTTGATGACACCGTAGGTATTCACCCCTCCGCCGCCGAAGAATTTGTCACTATGCGATAGGTCAAGTCGCTTCGCTCCAATTCAAAATTCAAAATTCAAAATTCAAAATAGAAGATAATCAATGGGGGCTTGTACCCAGAATTAATTAATTCAAAATTATTCTTACTCTTCCTAACAGAATTTTGAATTCAAAAAAGGTCAATAGTCATTCCCCTGTCACCTGTCACCTGTCACCTTCCCCCTGTCCCCTTCCCCAATGTCTAACCAGTATATCTACCTGCACGGTTTTGCTTCTAGTCCTAAATCTAACAAAGCCCAAGATATCAGCGATCGCTTTGCTAAAATTCAAATCCCCCTAAAAATTCCTGATCTGAATGCTGGTGACTTTTCAGAGTTAACAATCTCACGTCAAATTAAACAAGTAGCAGCAGCATTTGCTAATGACTCTGTACCTATAACCCTAATTGGTTCTAGTTTGGGGGGCTTGACTGCTGCCCACATAGCACAGCAATATTTACAAGTAGAACGCCTAGTATTACTAGCACCAGCTTTTGAGTTTTTATCCCATTGGTTGCCCAAGTTAGGCGATGAAGCAATACAGCGTTGGCAACAAGAACAGTACATCATGGTTCATCACTATGGTGAAGAGCGATCGCTGCCTTTAAGTTACAATTTTGTGACAGATGCAACTAAATACTCCCAAACCCAATTATAACGCCCAATTCCCACGTTGATTTTGCATGGTAAACAAGATGAAGTCATCCCTATTACCGCCAGTCGCTATTTTATGCGATCGCGTCCTTGGGTAGAATTAGTAGAACTAGATAGCGATCACGCACTAGGTAATGTTACAGAAGCAATTTGGCAAGCAATTCAACAATTTTGTCAGTTATCTGGGGGATAGGAGACAGGGGACAGGGGACAGGTGACAGGTGACAGGTGACAGGTGACAGGTGACAGGGGACAGGGTAGATTATATTTTCTATGCCCCATGACTAATGACTATTGACTATTAACTATTGACTATTAACTAAAAATATGCTTCCTTTTATTCGTTCAGATTTAGCACAATTTAACGCTTACAAACCACACCCTAGTAGCGATACAGGCGCAGCAGTTCCTACTCAGTTAGATCGCCTAGATACCAATGAAAGCCCCTATGATTTGCCGCCTGAGTTAAAACAAAAGCTGGCTTGGACTTATCAAGAGATCATCGAAACAAATCGTTATCCTGATGGTGGACATGGGGCGATCAAAAATGCGATCGCTGAATATGTCAATGAATCGGCTGGTGTTTCTACATCACTATTTACTGCTGACAATATCTCTGTGGGTAATGGTTCAGATGAACTAATCCGTTCTTTATTAATTGCCACCTGTCTACAAGGAGAAGGTGCAGTTCTTGTTGCTAATCCCACCTTTTCCATGTATGGGATTCTAGCAAAAACTTTAGGTATTCCTGTCGTAACAGTTGCTAGAAATCCTAACAACTTTGAAATTGATTTAACCGCCGCCCAATCAGCTATCGAACAAACTCAAAATCCTCCCATTCGGGTCGTGTTCGTTGTTCATCCCAATTCCCCCACAGCTAATCCTTTAACTATCAATGAATTGACTTGGTTAAAAAGTCTGAGTGAGCAGGTGTTGGTAGTCATTGACGAAGCTTATTTTGAATTTAGCCAAACAACTTTGGCAAGTGAGTTAGCACAGCATCCCAACTGGGTGATTTTACGTACCTTTTCTAAAGCTTTCCGTTTAGCAGCAATGCGTGTAGGTTATTGTATAGCTCATCCAGAAGCGATCGCTATCCTAGAAAAAGTCCGCTTACCCTACAATTTACCTAGTTTTTCCCTTGCAGCCGCACTCATGGCTTTACAAAATCGTCACATCTTGCTGGAATCAATTCCGCAAACGCTGCATGAACGTAACAAAATGACTACAGCTTTATCTCAAAACCCAGCCTTACAAGTTATAGAAAGTGCCGCTAATTTTATTTTTGTGCGTCTTCAACCAAATAATGATGACTCACAAAATACAGCTTTAAAAAATCTTCATCAACAACTCAAAAACCAAGGTACTCTTATCCGTGAAATTAGCGGAGGACTACGAATTACTATCGGTACACCTGAAGAAAACCTACGCACGCTAAACCGAATACAAGCAGCTTTAGTTAACAAAGTATAGGGGTTTAAGTCCCCGGCTTCTATCAAGCCGCAAGTGTTGTGGCTCTTTTTAAATCCCCGTTACCACACGTAATTGCGTAAAGCCTGCGGCATAGCTCCGCTTAGAGCGTAGCGGGACGTTAGTCCATTGTGAATTGCGAATTGCGAATTGGTTTAAATGTCTCTATTACCCCAACGGCGTACTATTCCCGCCGTTTGCGGTAACACTCCCACCAATAAAGCAAAAGCAACATCTGGTAAATTAGCAACCATTTCCTGGGGAAAATATTGTTCAAACTGATCCAGAATTTTTTGCACTCGCTGCTGAGGAACTGGATTTTCTGTAATTTGTTTGATTAACCTAATCCACTGTCGCCTGATTAAATAAGCTTTTTGCCGCTCTTCATAAGATTCTGGTGTCAGTAAAGATAGATTTCCTATAGGGATAACCATGTGGCAATCAGCATCATAATCACCGCCAACTGCTGCTCCTGGCCCAGCAAATTCAGCATGATAGCGTTTGAAGAGGATTAACCCATTCCGCCTACGACTATTGACTATAAAAACTTGTCCACTGTGCAAAAATGTCAGAACATCCGAACTGTACGTTTGCTCAGTTCCATCTGGCATGACAAAACTGTCAAGGCAACTTGTGTCAGAGTAGTACGTTGATACCATAGTAGCTTGATAGCGGCGGGTTTTTTCGCTATCCATGTTTACTAAAACTTTTGAATAGTTTAATTTTGGGAATCCAGGGTGGATAAGTTTGATTAAATCTCCACCTTTTTTTTGCTCTTTCTTTTTAACCAGAATTGTTTAGTCAATTTTAACTAAAATTTAAAGCAAGATATATGAGCTTTGCCATTAAGTGATCACATTCTATGTGATTTAACTACATTTGTCTGCCAATTAATTGCTAAAACATTTAAAGTTTTTATGAAGATAAATATCTTCATTAATAAGGTTCTATGAGGAGATTAATTTACTTTCAAAGTAATTTTACTGATGAGACAATTATAGTCTAAATTTTTCGTTTGGTAATATTTAAGGTAAAGTGTTGAGATTTCATACAATCAACATGATATGGATAAATAAATATATTTCTTTTTATAAATTTTTTTTAAAGGCTAAGTAAAAATAGGTTTATAAAAATTTTAGATGAAATTTTAACTAAAACTAATATGCTTAGATCCTCTCAAAACTACTGCTATGATTGGAAATGCGATGCTCAAAGCTAATATTTGAAAGAATAGCAATTGAGTAAATAGTAGATCCAGGGTATGCACCCATTTTGTTTGACCAAAATCTTAAGGTATCGCTGAAAATATTTCTGATCGGAAAATCAAGTATGTAGTTTGAGTATTTAGGTAATTACTTATTTGTATCTGCTGTCATAGATTCTGGGTTTAAGCCACAAAACTATTCATTGATAAAGACCAAAAAACTTACTAGACCAAGGGGAGTGTTAGCAACCTATTTACCGCCCAAAAAAGAATATTCAGATAATGGCATCTAATTGTAGATGTTTATGCAATAAAATCTGCCGTGATTGCCTAAATAAGAATATATTCAAGTTAGATTCTACTGTCTGTACCTTATATCCCAATTTGAAATAGAGCTGCCGCGCTTGATAATTATTTTCCAAAACATGAAGATATAGATTATCGAATCCCCATTCCCGCGAAACCTGTTCACAGCTAGTGAGTAATTGTGATGCCACACCATGCCTGCGGTATTCTGGGTGAACTGCTAAGTTAGATAAATAAAGGAAACTCCTACCAACTTGTGTCCAAGGATCACTGAAACGCACACCCATTTCGACAGTCCCTACTAATTGATGCGCTGCATTAGCATGAGTATTGACGGAAACCAAACAAATGTGATGAGGCGATGAAGATAAAAGGCGATGTTTGAGGTCTTCATAAATACCTAAACGTAGTAAAGGGAAAGCCCATCCCCAAAAACCATTTTGGGAATGAAAACTTTCTGCAATAATTTGGGCAACACCCCTCAAATCAGCAGATGTAGCAGCCCGAATTTGGAAGTGATGGGAACTTTGTTCAGCAGATGCTGTGACTTGTTGTTGGTGGGATGGGTCAGAAAACCAGTATGTCAAGGCTAGTTTAGTATTAATGTTTTTTAACGAAAATCTTCTCAATTATCCTAAAACACTGACAGTAAGTCGGCGGATATAATTCCAGGTTATTGGTTTACTCTCTATGAGGAAGGCCGTCAGGTGTTCTCGTAGAAGAGGTTAACGCCAACAGGGGGAGTCTACAGTCCTATGGTGCTGCTGCTAAGGGAACAAAATCAAGCTATAACTCCATAGAAAAAATTAACCCAGTAAGAGTATAGTAGCCTAACACATTAGTGTGCTTGTTAAGATCATCAGAAATAGTACAAAAAGGCAAAAATAGAAAGTCATTTCCAGAAAATTCATCTCATCACTTCCCTGACAGGTGAGTGATAACCTGATTTCAGTTTTAGCTAAATCTTTCTGAAAGCTATATGGGCGAGGTATATTAGTTTAACAGTATACGTACTTTTAAAAATGACTTTAGTAATATTACTAGTTATTCTAGGAGTAGCATAAATAAAATTTACTTAAAAGTGTTAGTGCGACTGTAACAACGGGAAAACTGAAGAAGTAGCTTCATGCGGTTTTTTAACTAAGCTTGATTGCTGCCCATAGTATTTTGATGGTTATTACTGGAGGTGAGGCAATATTTGAACAGTCAGAATCAAATCTGTAGCACAATCACTGATAATGAGACTAACTGCACTGCCCTAGCGGCAATGGCAATCCTGACAAGCCGTTGAAGTTAATTACTGTGAATAGTTCCATATTCAGCATTCATATAGCCACATAGCTTTATTGGTGGCAATGCTCTGTTCTCAACTGACTCAGAAATATTCTTACCTGATTCAGATTATCCTTTATCCGACTGCCGTTACAGCAGGAAAGCGGTGCATGAAATCCCAAGTAAACAGTAAGCCTAAAATTTTGGTTGTTGATGATGAACCAGACAACCTTGACTTGCTTTACCGCACCTTCTATCGCGACTACAAGGTGCTGAGGGCAACATCTGGCCCTGCGGCACTGGATCTGCTGGCGCAAGAGGGAGAGGTGGCAGTAATTATCTCTGATCAGCGTATGCCGATCATGAGTGGTACAGAATTTTTAAGCCTCACGGCAACTCAATATCCAGATATTATTCGGATTATTTTAACTGGCTACACTGATGTCGAAGACTTAGTGGAAGCAATTAATGCTGGTAAAGTATTCAAATATGTTACTAAACCCTGGGAAGCGGAAGAACTCAAAGCAGTAGTTCGTCAAGCCCTTGATACTCATAATGTCCTGAAAGCTCGTACCCGTGAATTAACCCGCACGTTGCGCCAGGAATCGCTACTGAACTCCGTTACTAACACAATTCGCAGTGCCTTAGATTATCGACAAATTTTACAAGCAATTGTCGATACAGTTGGTCATATGCTGGAGGTGGATGTTTGTCTATTACGTCCCTTTCAAGATGAACAATTAGTAGACGAAGGATTTATTTATCAAAAAACAGCTTCAGAACAAGCTCAGACACAGCTTCGTAACGAGAAAACAGCAGCACCAATCAATCATCCTTCCCCTCCACCGCTTCTAGCCCAGACGCTTTGGGAAACTCGTGAGGTGCAGGTGATTAATGATGTAGTAGATGATGAGCGTATTTATGGAGATACTTCTGAACTACAAAACAGAGCAAAGGCTTTTGAGGCTGCTAATATCTCCTCTAGTCTAGTTGTACCCCTGCTTTGGCAACAGCAATTGATGGCGGTGCTAGCACTGCACCAGTGTCACCAAGGGCGAATTTGGGGAGAAGAGGAGGTACAGCTAGTTTTAATGGTGGCAGATCAAGCAGCTCTTGCTTTATCTCAAGCATACGCCTATGAGCAAGTACGCGCCCTAGCTAAACGAGAAGCTTTAATTAATACAATTACTACAGCGATTCGTTCTAGTTTGAATCCTCAAGATATCTTTGCAGCCATTACTCAACAACTAGGACAGGCTTTACAAGTAGACGGCTGCGTTTTATCTTTGTGGGCAGAGGAAGATGAGTATGTGCAATGTGTAGGATTATATGATAGTTCTCAGCATTTAGAAGATTCTCTCTCAGTCATCAAACCCAGAGAATTAACAATACAAGAATCACCAAAATCCCAAGCCCCAATTCGGGAAAATCCGATTCTGCAAGAAATAATACGGACACATGAGCCTGTAGTGATTTCTGACTTAAATCATTCTTTCTCAGAAATTCAAGGGTTTGATTTACTAGGGAAACAGCCAGCCCGATCGCTGATGGTAGTTCCTTTAGTAGCTGATGATAAATGTATCGGTAGTATTACCCTGCGAGAAGGTAGTAAAGCTAGACGGTGGCTATCATCAGATATTGAGTTAGCAAAAACTGTAGCAGCACAAGCGGCGATCGCAGTACAGCAATCACGCCTCTACGAAAAAACCCGTGAGCAAGCTGAACGCCTATTAGAACTAGATAAACAAAAAACCGAGTTTTTTCAAAACATTTCCCATGAATTTCGCACCCCCATCACCTTAATTCAAGGGCCGTTAGAGTCAGCAGTGAGTTCAGGCGAGGGGTTATCCTATGACCAAAGTGCGATCGCTTTGCGGAACTCTCGCCGTTTACTGAGACTAGTCAACCAACTACTGGATTTACAACGCCTAGACGCGGGGAGAATGCAGCCGAGTTTCCGTCCTAGCGATTTAGTTGAATTTGTCAGCCAAATTGTGGAGTCCTTTCGTCCCTACTGTGAAAAAAAGTCACTACATCTGGTCACTGACTTGAGCCAATGTCCTACGGTGTATTTAGACATGGAAAAATTTGACAAGGTACTTTATAACCTGCTGTCAAATGCCATGAAGTTTACTCCTGAAGGTGGCACAATCAGCGTTAAACTGAGAACTGCACAGAATCAATGCTTACTACAGGTACAAGATACAGGCATTGGTATTGTGCAAGAGCAGATTCCTTATCTGTTTGAGCGATTTCGTCAAGCTGAAGGTTCAGCAAATCGTTCTTATGAAGGTAGTGGACTCGGTTTAGCTTTAGTAAAAGAATTAGTAGAAATACATGGTGGCAAAGTCACAGTTGAATCAGTCTATGGTCAAGGTACTACCTTTAAACTTTGGCTTTTAGCCGGCAATGCTCACTTACCCCCACAGCAAGTATCTGATACCCCTGTAGAAGTTAATACCAGCCGCGCTAGTGTGGAGTTAGCAGACTTAGAACTGGTAGAATCAACTGCCGACAACACAGAGAGCATTGACTTCACACTATCTACATTAGGGGAAAACCCCCAAACAACTACAACATCTAGTGATAACTCGCACCACTCTATCCTAGTGGTAGACGACAACCCAGATTTGCGAACCTATGTGTCTGATATCCTGCGGCGCAGTGGTTATCAAGTTCAGACAGCGCGTAACGGTTATGAAGGGTTTGGGAAAGCGCAAGCGATCGCTCCTAACTTGATTGTCACTGATTTGATGATGCCGATGGTGACGGGACTGGAGATGATTCGGATGATTCGGAGTGAAGAAAAGCTCAAAGGTATCCCAATTATCTTACTCACAGCCAAAGTTGATGAGGAAACCCGCATCGAAGGTACAGAACATGGAGCAGATGCGTATTTAGCAAAACCATTTAATGACCGGGAACTTCTAGCGGAAGTTCGCAATCTTCTAGCTTTGAAGGCAAACGAACGTAGGGTTTTGGAGCTAAACACTTATCTTACAGAGTCAGTCTTGAAACGCTTTTTACCGCCGTCTTTAGTATCCAAAGCGGCTGCGGGTACTTTGAGTTTAGATTTACGACCAGAACCACGCTTAATTACAGTTTTGTTTAGCGATATTGTGGGGTTTACTCAGTTAGCCAATACTCTTAGATCCCGACGCGTGGCAGAATTGCTGAATGAATATTTAGAAGTCATGACTAAAGGAGTGTTTGATAACGGTGGCACGGTAGATAAATTTATGGGAGATGCTATTTTAGCTTTGTATGGTGCGCCAGAAGAACTGACACCTAATGAACAGGTGCGTCGAGCCATTAATACAGCTAGAGCAATGCAAAAGTCATTGGTGCAGTTGAATCAGAAGTGGTACAACCAAGGTATATTTGATGCCGATAACCCAACTGGGGTACAATTTCGCTGTGGTATTCACCAAGGTACGGCAGTTGTAGGTATGTTTGGTAGTGCCGAACGAGCAGATTATACTGCGATCGGCCCGAGTGTGAATATTGCTGCTAGATTACAAGCTGCTACCGTTCCCGGTACTATTTTAGTTTCTGCGGCTGTCGCTGATTATTTACAAGACGAAGAAATTACGAAAGGTAGTCCGCTAAAACTCAAAGGAGTTGATGAAACAGTTTTGACTTTTGTGGTGAAACCAGAAGTAATGGTAAATCGTTAAGGATTACAGCACGGAATAATATCTAGTGTCAAATGCCACATGACAATATCGGTTGCGGATAAAAATCCTATTTCAGCCACAGTCTGGCGGCGACATCAAGATCCTCCAGGTTTGTGGATTGCTGTAGCTATAGGTTCAGTTTCTCTACATTTGCTAGCTTTTTGGTTAATGCGATCGCCTAATGGTTTTAGACCTTGGTTTCCACAACAAAGCCAAGCTGTTGTTCCTATTGAGTTGGTAGAAATTTCACCCCAGGAATCAACAACTAAACCACCAACACCTCAAGCAC from Nostoc sp. UHCC 0870 includes these protein-coding regions:
- a CDS encoding GNAT family N-acetyltransferase translates to MTYWFSDPSHQQQVTASAEQSSHHFQIRAATSADLRGVAQIIAESFHSQNGFWGWAFPLLRLGIYEDLKHRLLSSSPHHICLVSVNTHANAAHQLVGTVEMGVRFSDPWTQVGRSFLYLSNLAVHPEYRRHGVASQLLTSCEQVSREWGFDNLYLHVLENNYQARQLYFKLGYKVQTVESNLNIFLFRQSRQILLHKHLQLDAII
- a CDS encoding histidinol-phosphate transaminase, which translates into the protein MLPFIRSDLAQFNAYKPHPSSDTGAAVPTQLDRLDTNESPYDLPPELKQKLAWTYQEIIETNRYPDGGHGAIKNAIAEYVNESAGVSTSLFTADNISVGNGSDELIRSLLIATCLQGEGAVLVANPTFSMYGILAKTLGIPVVTVARNPNNFEIDLTAAQSAIEQTQNPPIRVVFVVHPNSPTANPLTINELTWLKSLSEQVLVVIDEAYFEFSQTTLASELAQHPNWVILRTFSKAFRLAAMRVGYCIAHPEAIAILEKVRLPYNLPSFSLAAALMALQNRHILLESIPQTLHERNKMTTALSQNPALQVIESAANFIFVRLQPNNDDSQNTALKNLHQQLKNQGTLIREISGGLRITIGTPEENLRTLNRIQAALVNKV
- a CDS encoding response regulator, which encodes MKSQVNSKPKILVVDDEPDNLDLLYRTFYRDYKVLRATSGPAALDLLAQEGEVAVIISDQRMPIMSGTEFLSLTATQYPDIIRIILTGYTDVEDLVEAINAGKVFKYVTKPWEAEELKAVVRQALDTHNVLKARTRELTRTLRQESLLNSVTNTIRSALDYRQILQAIVDTVGHMLEVDVCLLRPFQDEQLVDEGFIYQKTASEQAQTQLRNEKTAAPINHPSPPPLLAQTLWETREVQVINDVVDDERIYGDTSELQNRAKAFEAANISSSLVVPLLWQQQLMAVLALHQCHQGRIWGEEEVQLVLMVADQAALALSQAYAYEQVRALAKREALINTITTAIRSSLNPQDIFAAITQQLGQALQVDGCVLSLWAEEDEYVQCVGLYDSSQHLEDSLSVIKPRELTIQESPKSQAPIRENPILQEIIRTHEPVVISDLNHSFSEIQGFDLLGKQPARSLMVVPLVADDKCIGSITLREGSKARRWLSSDIELAKTVAAQAAIAVQQSRLYEKTREQAERLLELDKQKTEFFQNISHEFRTPITLIQGPLESAVSSGEGLSYDQSAIALRNSRRLLRLVNQLLDLQRLDAGRMQPSFRPSDLVEFVSQIVESFRPYCEKKSLHLVTDLSQCPTVYLDMEKFDKVLYNLLSNAMKFTPEGGTISVKLRTAQNQCLLQVQDTGIGIVQEQIPYLFERFRQAEGSANRSYEGSGLGLALVKELVEIHGGKVTVESVYGQGTTFKLWLLAGNAHLPPQQVSDTPVEVNTSRASVELADLELVESTADNTESIDFTLSTLGENPQTTTTSSDNSHHSILVVDDNPDLRTYVSDILRRSGYQVQTARNGYEGFGKAQAIAPNLIVTDLMMPMVTGLEMIRMIRSEEKLKGIPIILLTAKVDEETRIEGTEHGADAYLAKPFNDRELLAEVRNLLALKANERRVLELNTYLTESVLKRFLPPSLVSKAAAGTLSLDLRPEPRLITVLFSDIVGFTQLANTLRSRRVAELLNEYLEVMTKGVFDNGGTVDKFMGDAILALYGAPEELTPNEQVRRAINTARAMQKSLVQLNQKWYNQGIFDADNPTGVQFRCGIHQGTAVVGMFGSAERADYTAIGPSVNIAARLQAATVPGTILVSAAVADYLQDEEITKGSPLKLKGVDETVLTFVVKPEVMVNR